One genomic segment of Tursiops truncatus isolate mTurTru1 chromosome 11, mTurTru1.mat.Y, whole genome shotgun sequence includes these proteins:
- the SHISA8 gene encoding protein shisa-8, with product MERAWAQGLRGGRGPPALGLALGLALLLARPPSGSAGSPEAQEPAAPGTAAPAGGDRCRGYYDVMGQWDPPFNCSSGAYNFCCGTCGYRFCCHDGPRRLDQSRCSNYDTPAWVQTGRPPARARDATVPRDPGRERSHTVVYAVCGVAALFVLAGIGARLGLERAHIPRARRTVTRTLTELLKQPGPQEPLPPPLDPPLGSCVQVQMGDGLPRGSLHRSTDKKRPINVPLASATAGPPRAPRLQGGGSLTRQPDYAKYATLKAAALKAAEASPRDFYQRFPATEAAPPTLPARARRPPEDLPALLDACPWAPPGYVPPAGPTPSGHYKAWTDGRPAQPAPRGHLAAHASSAPRRPGDAPRRQFTVEKLPEAFSPQPPGLYGRASRGPRHLSTNSKAEVTV from the exons ATGGAGCGGGCCTGGGCGCAGGGGCTGCGCGGAGGCCGCGGCCCGCCGGCGCTCGGGCTCGCGCTCGGGCTGGCTCTGCTGCTGGCGCGGCCGCCGTCGGGCAGCGCGGGGTCCCCCGAGGCGCAGGAGCCGGCGGCGCCCGGCACGGCGGCCCCGGCCGGGGGCGACCGCTGCCGCGGCTACTACGACGTGATGGGGCAGTGGGACCCGCCCTTCAACTGCAGCTCAGGCGCCTACAACTTCTGCTGCGGCACGTGCGGCTACCGCTTCTGCTGCCACGACGGACCGCGGCGCCTTGACCAGAGCCGCTGCTCCAACTACGACACGCCGGCCTGGGTTCAGACTGGCCGGCCTCCCGCGCGTGCCCGCGACGCCACGGTGCCCCGGGATCCGGGCCGCGAACGCAGCCACACGGTCGTCTACGCGGTGTGCGGCGTCGCCGCCCTGTTCGTGCTGGCCGGCATCGGGGCGCGCCTGGGCCTGGAGAGGGCGCACATACCGCGCGCGCGGCGCACCGTGACCAG GACACTGACAGAACTTCTGAAGCAGCCTGGCCCCCAGGAGCCACTGCCTCCACCTCTGGACCCACCTCTGGGTAGCTGTGTCCAGGTGCAGATGGGCGATGGCCTCCCCCGGGGCTCCCTCCACAGGAGCACAG ACAAGAAACGCCCCATCAACGTGCCCCTGGCTTCGGCGACAGCGGGCCCCCCGCGCGCCCCGCGGCTGCAGGGCGGCGGCAGCCTGACGAGGCAGCCGGACTACGCCAAGTACGCCACCCTAAAGGCAGCCGCGCTCAAGGCCGCAG AGGCCTCCCCGCGGGACTTCTACCAGCGTTTTCCCGCGACTGAAGCTGCCCCGCCGACCCTCCCGGCGCGAGCCCGGAGGCCCCCCGAGGACTTGCCTGCACTGCTCGACGCCTGCCCCTGGGCCCCGCCGGGCTACGTGCCCCCCGCCGGCCCCACCCCATCGGGCCACTACAAGGCCTGGACGGACGGCCGCCCGGCCCAGCCCGCCCCCCGCGGCCACCTGGCGGCTCATGCCTCCTCAGCGCCCCGGAGGCCCGGCGACGCACCCCGGCGCCAGTTCACCGTGGAGAAGCTGCCCGAGGCCTTCAGCCCGCAGCCCCCTGGCCTTTATGGACGCGCCAGCCGCGGACCCAGGCACCTGAGCACCAACAGCAAAGCCGAGGTCACCGTGTGA
- the TNFRSF13C gene encoding tumor necrosis factor receptor superfamily member 13C isoform X2, with the protein MGFGSMRRGERGLRGRDMPATPQCLQAQCFDPLVRKCVACSLLRTTEPRPAGGPSSLAPGTALQPQESVGPGATAEAALPLPALLFGAPALLGLALALVLLGLVSWRRRRRRPGAAAAPEALEAPDRDQDEPLDGDNVLSLGTLDATAPIWLPPSEDPATTPPAHSVPVPATELGSTELVTTKTAGPEQP; encoded by the exons ATGGGCTTCGGCAGCATGAGGCGAGGGGAGAGGGGCCTGAGGGGCAGAGACATGCCGGCCACCCCGCAGTGCCTGCAGGCCCAGTGCTTCGACCCGCTGGTTCGCAAATGCGTAGCCTGCAGTCTCCTCCGGACGACAGAGCCTAGACCGG CAGGTGGCCCGAGCAGTCTGGCGCCCGGGACGGCGCTGCAGCCGCAGGAGTCGGTGGGCCCGGGGGCCACGGCCGAGGCCGCGCTGCCGCTCCCGGCGCTGCTCTTCGGCGCCCCCGCGCTGCTGGGCCTGGCGCTGGCCCTGGTCCTGCTGGGCCTGGTGAGCTGGAGGCGCCGTCGGCGGCGGCCCGGCGCGGCGGCCGCCCCAGAGGCCCTGGAGGCCCCGGACAGAGACCAGGATG aGCCCCTGGACGGTGACAACGTCCTCTCCCTGGGAACCCTGGATGCCACAGCTCCCATCTGGCTTCCGCCCAGTGAAGACCCAGCTACCACCCCACCTGCCCACAGCGTACCTGTGCCAGCCACAGAGCTGGGTTCCACTGAGCTGGTGACCACTAAGACGGCCGGCCCGGAGCAACCATAG
- the TNFRSF13C gene encoding tumor necrosis factor receptor superfamily member 13C isoform X1 gives MGFGSMRRGERGLRGRDMPATPQCLQAQCFDPLVRKCVACSLLRTTEPRPASPPSDPPPPRSPLPSAPCSACPSPPAGGPSSLAPGTALQPQESVGPGATAEAALPLPALLFGAPALLGLALALVLLGLVSWRRRRRRPGAAAAPEALEAPDRDQDEPLDGDNVLSLGTLDATAPIWLPPSEDPATTPPAHSVPVPATELGSTELVTTKTAGPEQP, from the exons ATGGGCTTCGGCAGCATGAGGCGAGGGGAGAGGGGCCTGAGGGGCAGAGACATGCCGGCCACCCCGCAGTGCCTGCAGGCCCAGTGCTTCGACCCGCTGGTTCGCAAATGCGTAGCCTGCAGTCTCCTCCGGACGACAGAGCCTAGACCGG CCTcgcctccctccgaccctccccctccccgctcgcctctcccctctgccccgtGCTCTGCCTGCCCGTCCCCTCCAGCAGGTGGCCCGAGCAGTCTGGCGCCCGGGACGGCGCTGCAGCCGCAGGAGTCGGTGGGCCCGGGGGCCACGGCCGAGGCCGCGCTGCCGCTCCCGGCGCTGCTCTTCGGCGCCCCCGCGCTGCTGGGCCTGGCGCTGGCCCTGGTCCTGCTGGGCCTGGTGAGCTGGAGGCGCCGTCGGCGGCGGCCCGGCGCGGCGGCCGCCCCAGAGGCCCTGGAGGCCCCGGACAGAGACCAGGATG aGCCCCTGGACGGTGACAACGTCCTCTCCCTGGGAACCCTGGATGCCACAGCTCCCATCTGGCTTCCGCCCAGTGAAGACCCAGCTACCACCCCACCTGCCCACAGCGTACCTGTGCCAGCCACAGAGCTGGGTTCCACTGAGCTGGTGACCACTAAGACGGCCGGCCCGGAGCAACCATAG
- the TNFRSF13C gene encoding tumor necrosis factor receptor superfamily member 13C isoform X3: MGFGSMRRGERGLRGRDMPATPQCLQAQCFDPLVRKCVACSLLRTTEPRPGGPSSLAPGTALQPQESVGPGATAEAALPLPALLFGAPALLGLALALVLLGLVSWRRRRRRPGAAAAPEALEAPDRDQDEPLDGDNVLSLGTLDATAPIWLPPSEDPATTPPAHSVPVPATELGSTELVTTKTAGPEQP, from the exons ATGGGCTTCGGCAGCATGAGGCGAGGGGAGAGGGGCCTGAGGGGCAGAGACATGCCGGCCACCCCGCAGTGCCTGCAGGCCCAGTGCTTCGACCCGCTGGTTCGCAAATGCGTAGCCTGCAGTCTCCTCCGGACGACAGAGCCTAGACCGG GTGGCCCGAGCAGTCTGGCGCCCGGGACGGCGCTGCAGCCGCAGGAGTCGGTGGGCCCGGGGGCCACGGCCGAGGCCGCGCTGCCGCTCCCGGCGCTGCTCTTCGGCGCCCCCGCGCTGCTGGGCCTGGCGCTGGCCCTGGTCCTGCTGGGCCTGGTGAGCTGGAGGCGCCGTCGGCGGCGGCCCGGCGCGGCGGCCGCCCCAGAGGCCCTGGAGGCCCCGGACAGAGACCAGGATG aGCCCCTGGACGGTGACAACGTCCTCTCCCTGGGAACCCTGGATGCCACAGCTCCCATCTGGCTTCCGCCCAGTGAAGACCCAGCTACCACCCCACCTGCCCACAGCGTACCTGTGCCAGCCACAGAGCTGGGTTCCACTGAGCTGGTGACCACTAAGACGGCCGGCCCGGAGCAACCATAG